One Hemibagrus wyckioides isolate EC202008001 linkage group LG07, SWU_Hwy_1.0, whole genome shotgun sequence DNA segment encodes these proteins:
- the kif9 gene encoding kinesin-like protein KIF9 isoform X1, translated as MSAHNEAKVYIRIRPTAQFAQELIEYLPDEQMVNVRLRKKSRKGVLNNLMSSWSFRLSGVLHNVSQEEVYQRVAQSVVHGALEGYNGTVMCFGQTGAGKTFTMTGANENYEQRGVIPRAIQEVFQEIDSRVDHTFSVHLSFLEIYNETLVDLLAAVKGGQTKHCRPLSVVDDPEGGVSVKGLSLHPVHREEEALNLLFEGEMNKIIGEHAFNKNSSRSHCIFTLHIESRSRTLSNATYVTSKLNLVDLAGSERLSKTGSEGRVQREALYINRSLSFLEQAILALADQRREHVPFRQSKLTHALKDSLGGNCNTVLVANIYGEAAQIEETLSTLRFAARMKCVCTEPTINKHINPALQVQILQKEIQLLKQELSFHNTLANRAAVTYEDLSEAQEALVKSEVQRYLAGTLDEITIVSVRQIQAVFAQFKKAFQEQEQRLKEQMKQNCIAVEDSQSTLPTDAKEPIEEALRVPASSQIQSVSPGRGKGKKVKESSRKNGQGSGEHLLVTQSEMEIVVPPTVDESKESANDDAKKRCDTPPSKAEAFEVYKSDRGSEIYHILKENKSVLKERLAQLHNITAIINSIKRDIDRMSSELQLCREQRQSQGQLVSADGELVLDEAEVNLLLKFREAKDQYRQHHQELLSTKAEAQYCRRLVDQCRIRLFTGFESWYNESFLLPDEVLSIFKDGGPIRPGLIPVDKASALVGDEQEHSEHTRLHADSPSATSFYNAYNRTVQRRASQAPVSRRNSMGLDTNKPNPLTTVTRTGH; from the exons ATGAGTGCACACAATGAGGCCAAGGTGTACATCCGTATCAGACCCACAGCCCAGTTTGCCCAAGAGCTCATCGAGTACTTACCTGATGAACAG ATGGTGAACGTGCGGCTGAGGAAGAAATCCAGGAAAGGTGTGTTGAATAATCTGATGAGCTCGTGGTCTTTCCGGCTCAGCGGGGTGCTGCACAACGTATCACAGGAAGAAGTCTATCAACGGGTCGCACAAAGTGTGGTGCATGGAGCTCTGGAGGGTTACAATG GCACGGTTATGTGCTTTGGGCAGACTGGGGCTGGAAAGACCTTCACGATGACCGGTGCCAATGAGAATTACGAACAGCGAGGCGTCATCCCTCGTGCCATACAGGAG GTGTTTCAGGAGATCGACAGTCGTGTAGATCACACCTTCTCTGTGCACCTCTCCTTTCTGGAGATTTACAATGAGACTTTGGTGGACCTGCTGGCTGCAGTGAAAGGGGGACAGACAAAGCACTGCAGACCTTTGTCTGTGGTGGACGACCCAGAGGGCGGGGTTTCAGTAAAAGGACTGTCCTTACATCCAGTTCACAGGGAAGAGGAGGCACTAAACTTATTATTTGAG GGagagatgaataaaataataggaGAGCATGCCTTCAACAAGAACTCATCCCGGTCACATTGTATCTTTACTCTCCACATTGAG TCTCGCTCTCGTACACTGTCAAATGCGACATACGTCACTTCCAAACTCAATCTAGTGGACCTTGCAGGTTCTGAGAGACTGAGCAAAACTGGG TCTGAGGGTCGGGTCCAGAGAGAGGCTCTGTACATAAATAGATCTCTGTCCTTCCTCGAGCAGGCCATCTTGGCCTTGGCTGACCAACGCAGAGAGCATGTGCCCTTCAGACAAAGCAAGCTAACACATGCTCTGAAAGACTCTCTCG GTGGAAACTGTAACACGGTGCTGGTGGCTAATATTTACGGCGAGGCAGCACAGATTGAAGAGACG CTCTCCACTCTCCGCTTTGCAgccaggatgaagtgtgtgtgcacCGAGCCAACCATCAACAAGCACATCAACCCTGCT CTCCAGGTCCAAATACTGCAAAAGGAAATCCAACTTCTGAAGCAGGAGCTTTCCTTTCACAACACACTG GCCAATCGGGCTGCTGTGACATATGAGGACCTGTCAGAGGCACAGGAAGCGCTGGTTAAAAGTGAAGTTCAGAGATATCTGGCCGGCACACTGGATGAAATCACG ATTGTGAGCGTTCGACAAATTCAGGCTGTGTTTGCCCAGTTTAAAAAAGCTTTCCA ggAGCAGGAACAACGGCTTAAAGAGCAGATGAAGCAGAATTGCATTGCGGTGGAGGATTCTCAGAGCACGTTGCCCACTGATGCTAAA GAGCCTATAGAAGAGGCTTTGAGGGTGCCTGCATCATCACAAATACAGTCTGTGTCACCTGGCCGAGGCAAAGGCAAGAAAGTCAAAGAGAGCAGCAG aaaaaatggacaaggctCGGGTGAGCATCTCCTCGTGACGCAGAGCGAGATGGAGATCGTCGTTCCTCCTACTGTAGATGAGAGCAAGGAGAGTGCCAATGATGATGCAAAGAAGAGATGCGA CACTCCTCCATCTAAGGCGGAAGCATTTGAGGTCTACAAGTCAGACAGGGGCAGTGAGATCTACCACATCCTGAAGGAAAACAAATCTGTGCTGAAAGAACGTCTGGCTCAACTGCACAACATTACAGCAATCATCAACTCCATTAAACGAGACATCGACCGCATGAGCTCTGAACTCCAGCTGTGtagagaacagagacagagtCAGG GCCAGTTGGTGAGTGCAGATGGGGAGCTCGTGCTGGACGAGGCTGAGGTAAATCTGCTCCTAAAATTCAGAGAGGCCAAGGATCAGTACAGACAGCACCATCAAGAACTGCTCAGCACCAAAGCAGAGGCGCAATACTGCAGACGTCTTGTGGACCAGTGCCGCATTCGCCTGTTTACTG GGTTCGAGAGCTGGTACAATGAATCCTTCCTGCTTCCAGACGAGGTTCTATCCATCTTCAAAGATGGGGGACCTATTAGACCAGGTCTGATTCCTGTGGACAAAGCTTCAGCTTTG GTAGGAGATGAGCAGGAGCACTCTGAACATACCAGGTTGCATGCAGACAGTCCCAGTGCCACATCCTTTTATAATGCTTATAATAGGACAGTACAGAgg
- the kif9 gene encoding kinesin-like protein KIF9 isoform X2 yields the protein MSAHNEAKVYIRIRPTAQFAQELIEYLPDEQMVNVRLRKKSRKGVLNNLMSSWSFRLSGVLHNVSQEEVYQRVAQSVVHGALEGYNGTVMCFGQTGAGKTFTMTGANENYEQRGVIPRAIQEVFQEIDSRVDHTFSVHLSFLEIYNETLVDLLAAVKGGQTKHCRPLSVVDDPEGGVSVKGLSLHPVHREEEALNLLFEGEMNKIIGEHAFNKNSSRSHCIFTLHIESRSRTLSNATYVTSKLNLVDLAGSERLSKTGSEGRVQREALYINRSLSFLEQAILALADQRREHVPFRQSKLTHALKDSLGGNCNTVLVANIYGEAAQIEETLSTLRFAARMKCVCTEPTINKHINPALQVQILQKEIQLLKQELSFHNTLANRAAVTYEDLSEAQEALVKSEVQRYLAGTLDEITIVSVRQIQAVFAQFKKAFQEQEQRLKEQMKQNCIAVEDSQSTLPTDAKEPIEEALRVPASSQIQSVSPGRGKGKKVKESSRKNGQGSGEHLLVTQSEMEIVVPPTVDESKESANDDAKKRCDTPPSKAEAFEVYKSDRGSEIYHILKENKSVLKERLAQLHNITAIINSIKRDIDRMSSELQLCREQRQSQGQLVSADGELVLDEAEVNLLLKFREAKDQYRQHHQELLSTKAEAQYCRRLVDQCRIRLFTGFESWYNESFLLPDEVLSIFKDGGPIRPGLIPVDKASALRASQAPVSRRNSMGLDTNKPNPLTTVTRTGH from the exons ATGAGTGCACACAATGAGGCCAAGGTGTACATCCGTATCAGACCCACAGCCCAGTTTGCCCAAGAGCTCATCGAGTACTTACCTGATGAACAG ATGGTGAACGTGCGGCTGAGGAAGAAATCCAGGAAAGGTGTGTTGAATAATCTGATGAGCTCGTGGTCTTTCCGGCTCAGCGGGGTGCTGCACAACGTATCACAGGAAGAAGTCTATCAACGGGTCGCACAAAGTGTGGTGCATGGAGCTCTGGAGGGTTACAATG GCACGGTTATGTGCTTTGGGCAGACTGGGGCTGGAAAGACCTTCACGATGACCGGTGCCAATGAGAATTACGAACAGCGAGGCGTCATCCCTCGTGCCATACAGGAG GTGTTTCAGGAGATCGACAGTCGTGTAGATCACACCTTCTCTGTGCACCTCTCCTTTCTGGAGATTTACAATGAGACTTTGGTGGACCTGCTGGCTGCAGTGAAAGGGGGACAGACAAAGCACTGCAGACCTTTGTCTGTGGTGGACGACCCAGAGGGCGGGGTTTCAGTAAAAGGACTGTCCTTACATCCAGTTCACAGGGAAGAGGAGGCACTAAACTTATTATTTGAG GGagagatgaataaaataataggaGAGCATGCCTTCAACAAGAACTCATCCCGGTCACATTGTATCTTTACTCTCCACATTGAG TCTCGCTCTCGTACACTGTCAAATGCGACATACGTCACTTCCAAACTCAATCTAGTGGACCTTGCAGGTTCTGAGAGACTGAGCAAAACTGGG TCTGAGGGTCGGGTCCAGAGAGAGGCTCTGTACATAAATAGATCTCTGTCCTTCCTCGAGCAGGCCATCTTGGCCTTGGCTGACCAACGCAGAGAGCATGTGCCCTTCAGACAAAGCAAGCTAACACATGCTCTGAAAGACTCTCTCG GTGGAAACTGTAACACGGTGCTGGTGGCTAATATTTACGGCGAGGCAGCACAGATTGAAGAGACG CTCTCCACTCTCCGCTTTGCAgccaggatgaagtgtgtgtgcacCGAGCCAACCATCAACAAGCACATCAACCCTGCT CTCCAGGTCCAAATACTGCAAAAGGAAATCCAACTTCTGAAGCAGGAGCTTTCCTTTCACAACACACTG GCCAATCGGGCTGCTGTGACATATGAGGACCTGTCAGAGGCACAGGAAGCGCTGGTTAAAAGTGAAGTTCAGAGATATCTGGCCGGCACACTGGATGAAATCACG ATTGTGAGCGTTCGACAAATTCAGGCTGTGTTTGCCCAGTTTAAAAAAGCTTTCCA ggAGCAGGAACAACGGCTTAAAGAGCAGATGAAGCAGAATTGCATTGCGGTGGAGGATTCTCAGAGCACGTTGCCCACTGATGCTAAA GAGCCTATAGAAGAGGCTTTGAGGGTGCCTGCATCATCACAAATACAGTCTGTGTCACCTGGCCGAGGCAAAGGCAAGAAAGTCAAAGAGAGCAGCAG aaaaaatggacaaggctCGGGTGAGCATCTCCTCGTGACGCAGAGCGAGATGGAGATCGTCGTTCCTCCTACTGTAGATGAGAGCAAGGAGAGTGCCAATGATGATGCAAAGAAGAGATGCGA CACTCCTCCATCTAAGGCGGAAGCATTTGAGGTCTACAAGTCAGACAGGGGCAGTGAGATCTACCACATCCTGAAGGAAAACAAATCTGTGCTGAAAGAACGTCTGGCTCAACTGCACAACATTACAGCAATCATCAACTCCATTAAACGAGACATCGACCGCATGAGCTCTGAACTCCAGCTGTGtagagaacagagacagagtCAGG GCCAGTTGGTGAGTGCAGATGGGGAGCTCGTGCTGGACGAGGCTGAGGTAAATCTGCTCCTAAAATTCAGAGAGGCCAAGGATCAGTACAGACAGCACCATCAAGAACTGCTCAGCACCAAAGCAGAGGCGCAATACTGCAGACGTCTTGTGGACCAGTGCCGCATTCGCCTGTTTACTG GGTTCGAGAGCTGGTACAATGAATCCTTCCTGCTTCCAGACGAGGTTCTATCCATCTTCAAAGATGGGGGACCTATTAGACCAGGTCTGATTCCTGTGGACAAAGCTTCAGCTTTG
- the rgs9bp gene encoding regulator of G-protein signaling 9-binding protein, translating into MLLANNKVSDDGSSAQSLHEGQAMVDSLTKVVACYRHLASCVGGCTDSKSLRRELQQTRERAQTLTLSCRNHLTARLRDKTLSDEERKVTELQWVAFSSCLELFYTDMCKVFHMGNCFSLANNSATVQTGIQGGTKEVAARALSVPDLQEEHGEQTVSMEGLEQSQLEQEIAQVDRTLEDMEMKVNVLRWTVEARGPQYGDPVSTDSASLGLLCTDEEAQAQFCDRSQMFVVMLLGGVAAIAVALSVCVVFLV; encoded by the exons ATGCTACTTGCTAATAACAAAGTCTCTGATGATGGGAGCTCAGCACAGTCCCTTCATGAGGGGCAAGCCATGGTGGACTCCCTCACGAAG GTGGTGGCATGTTACCGGCACCTGGCCTCCTGTGTTGGTGGCTGTACAGACAGTAAAAGTCTGCGTCGTGAGCTGCAGCAGACCCGTGAGCGTGCTCAGACGCTCACACTGTCCTGTCGCAACCACCTAACAGCCCGACTGAGGGATAAAACCCTGTCTGATGAGGAAAGGAAGGTGACAGAGCTGCAATGGGTGGCCTTCTCCTCATGCTTAGAGCTTTTTTATACAGACATGTGTAAAGTTTTTCACATGGGCAACTGTTTCTCGTTGGCCAACAACAGTGCCACGGTGCAGACAGGAATACAGG GAGGTACAAAAGAAGTAGCAGCTCGTGCTCTGAGCGTGCCTGATCTGCAGGAGGAGCATGGAGAGCAGACGGTCAGTATGGAGGGCCTTGAGCAAAGCcagctggagcaggagattgcgCAGGTGGACCGCACCCTGGAAGACATGGAGATGAAGGTGAACGTGTTGCGCTGGACAGTGGAAGCACGAGGTCCACAGTACGGTGACCCGGTCAGCACTGACAGCGCTTCACTGGGGCTCCTGTGCACTGATGAAGAGGCACAGGCACAGTTCTGTGACCGGAGCCAGATGTTTGTGGTGATGCTGTTAGGTGGAGTGGCAGCCATTGCTGTGGcgttgtcagtgtgtgtagtgttcttGGTCTGA
- the mcur1 gene encoding mitochondrial calcium uniporter regulator 1, with amino-acid sequence MLLGRCFNAILLDGFQGRSKNISYLFAFDRRVDRRYMTRSLSVIAPGARCWRVHSAFHRILALRHDQGETVYTTANKCGTDPASLWKGVRWSVIRELSTSVKVMQYDLTRSDLAKYGHRTLLFDTHAMVQLLEERGFTIQQAEVIVKVLLNTTNTNMDIMYSDMITKTQQEIMLQKIMSHIAAVKKDMIILEKSEFSALLAENDRIKVELAQVKVQLSDMLDKVRLDSKLDVNTEKSRVKEKRAEHEKKILEARNHMMEMLADQDRLVTQSNMKIDTEVAGLKTLLESHKLDSIKYLAGSVFTCLTVVLGFFRIWM; translated from the exons ATGCTTCTGGGTCGTTGTTTTAACGCGATTCTTTTGGACGGTTTTCAGGGCAGGAGTAAAAACATTTCGTATTTGTTTGCCTTTGACAGAAGAGTGGACAGAAGATACATGACCCGCTCTCTCAGTGTTATTGCTCCTGGAGCAAGGTGCTGGCGCGTGCACTCTGCTTTTCACAGAATATTGGCATTAAGGCATGACCAGGGGGAAACTGTGTACACGACTGCAAATAAATGTGGGACAGATCCTGCTTCGCTTTGGAAAGGTGTGCGGTGGTCAGTGATCAGAG AATTGAGCACCTCCGTTAAAGTGATGCAGTATGACTTGACTAGATCAGACCTTGCAAAATATGGCCACAGAACACTTCTCTTTGATACACATGCAATGGTCCAACTCCTGGAAGAGAGAG GGTTCACAATCCAGCAGGCTGAGGTTATTGTTAAAGTACTACTCAATACAACCAACACCAACATGGACATCATGTATAGTGATATGATCACCAAGACACAGCAA GAGATCATGTTACAGAAGATTATGTCTCACATTGCAGCAGTAAAGAAAGACATGATCATTTTGGAGAAAAGTGAATTTTCCGCATTGCTGGCAGAGAACGAC AGAATTAAAGTAGAACTTGCACAAGTGAAAGTGCAGCTCTCT GATATGTTGGATAAAGTTCGCTTAGACAGCAAGCTGGATGTGAACACGGAAAAGAGCCGGGTGAAAGAGAAG AGAGCAGAGCACGAAAAGAAGATTCTGGAGGCCAGAAACCACATGATGGAAATG CTTGCAGATCAGGACCGCCTTGTGACTCAGAGTAATATGAAAATCGATACTGAAGTGGCTGGCCTGAAAACCTTGCTGGAATCTCACAAACTGGACAGTATCAAATATCTAGCAG GCTCGGTGTTCACGTGTCTCACGGTAGTTCTCGGATTCTTTCGAATATGGATGTGA